One Fusarium falciforme chromosome 12, complete sequence DNA window includes the following coding sequences:
- a CDS encoding FAD-binding PCMH-type domain-containing protein — translation MIPPSASSLLALSAVVSTAWAATDAVLEPKNFDVADALLDLGVDVNEIPALAEDSKRSTAGCAAACKSLKFLYGDAAVETKGEVAYEAFTSSYWSANQGDIDPQCIFKPSKAKDVSVVVLLSRLTQCPFAAKSGGHAAMAGASSAEGGITISFTNLKGISLSKDKKIASIEPGNTWGPVFEELSKSDVTVIGGRLSNIGVGGLTTGGGISYFSNLHGWACDNVDSYEVVLANGAIVKASAKKHKDLYWALRGGGNNFGLVVKFNLKTVPLPGGQMWGGNRAFTEDKFPELTKAVVGLVNNSPKDPKAGFWAVWGALNGTKLGLPTLYYAEPDGGDAEIWDEIDAITPVSDTTGNKDLGEWAKENMEGAPIGLREMYYVISTKVDSGIVDFFKDLFFEKLPEVEKIPGIFPNIVVQGITTPQLKKMQTNGGNPLGLDVKDGPVLIVQLCAMWLNKSDDEAIYKWMSDIMRKTKEESKARGVDNDYLYMNYASQFQDVVTNYGAENKAKLKGISKKYDPQQVFQVLQPGYFKLEGAPVPNSGYFSH, via the exons ATGATTCCTCCTTCCGCTAGTTCTTTGTTGGCTTTGAGTGCCGTGGTGTCAACAGCGTGGGCTGCCACTGACGCTGTCCTGGAGCCCAAGAACTTTGATGTTGCTGATGcacttcttgatcttggcgtcGATGTGAATGAGATCCCTGCCTTGGCAGAGGACTCAAAGCGATCGACCGCTGGGTGTGCTGCTGCT TGCAAATCACTCAAATTCCTCTATGGCGATGCGGCTGTAGAGACAAAAGGTGAAGTGGCATACGAAGCCTTCACAAGCTCATACTGGTCCGCAAACCAAGGCGATATCGACCCCCAATGCATCTTCAAACCATCAAAGGCAAAAGACGTATCCGTCGTTGTTCTCTTGTCGCGCCTGACACAATGTCCCTTTGCGGCCAAGAGTGGTGGCCATGCAGCCATGGCTGGCGCGTCCTCGGCTGAGGGTGGCATCACCATTTCTTTCACCAACCTGAAGGGTATCAGCCTctccaaggacaagaagatcgCTTCTATTGAGCCTGGAAATACTTGGGGTCCTGTGTTTGAGGAGCTTTCCAAGTCGGATGTTACTGTTATCGGAGGACGGTTGTCCAACATCGGTGTTGGAGGACTCACAACAGGAG GCGGTATCTCCTACTTCTCCAACCTGCACGGCTGGGCTTGCGATAACGTTGACAGCTACGAG GTCGTTCTCGCCAACGGTGCCATTGTCAAAGCCAGTGCCAAGAAGCACAAAGATCTCTACTGGGCCCtgcgcggcggcggcaacaaCTTTGGCCTCGTCGTCAAGTTCAACCTCAAGACCGTTCCCCTTCCCGGTGGTCAGATGTGGGGAGGCAATCGAGCCTTCACCGAGGACAAGTTCCCTGAACTCACCAAAGCCGTCGTGGGCCTCGTCAACAACTCTCCCAAGGATCCCAAGGCCGGTTTCTGGGCGGTCTGGGGAGCTTTGAACGGCACAAAGCTTGGTCTTCCTACTCTTTACTACGCTGAGcctgatggtggtgatgcagAGATTTGGGATGAGATTGATGCCATTACGCCTGTTTCCGATACTACGGGGAACAAGGATCTTGGCGAGTGGGCTAAGGAGAACATGGAGGGTGCGCCTATCGGCCTGCGTGAGATGTACTATGTCATCTCTACCAAGGTTGACAGTGGCATCGTCGATTTCTTCAAGGATCTTTTCTTCGAGAAGCTTCCCGAAGTTGAAAAGATTCCCGGCATCTTCCCCAACATTGTCGTCCAGGGCATCACCACCCCTCAACTCAAGAAGATGCAAACCAACGGGGGAAACCCACTCGGCCTAGATGTCAAGGATGGCCCCGTTCTCATCGTCCAGCTCTGCGCCATGTGGCTGAACAAGTCCGATGATGAGGCCATCTACAAGTGGATGTCGGATATTATGAGGAAGACCAAAGAGGAGTCCAAGGCTCGAGGTGTGGACAACGATTACCTCTACATGAACTACGCCAGCCAGTTCCAGGATGTTGTCACCAACTACGGTGCtgagaacaaggccaagctgaAGGGTATCTCCAAGAAGTATGACCCTCAGCAGGTTTTCCAGGTGCTGCAGCCTGGATACTTTAAGCTGGAGGGGGCTCCAGTACCTAACTCTGGGTACTTCTCACACTAG
- a CDS encoding DJ-1 protein-PfpI domain-containing protein, translated as MSPPTKYAIALFRGFQALDVFGPIDALNYMSKNQPLSLSILHTSLEPVTTLVDSTPGRIGQSVVPTHTYDTAPEDIEVLLVPGGLGARDPENIARVRQFIKERYPKLRYLLTVCTGSAIAAQSGVLDGREATSNKRSFSWVVSQGPNVKWVKEARWVVDGNIWTSSGISAGIDLIFAFIAKQYGQAVADDTAIGLEYVRNTDPTADPFAKYAG; from the exons ATGTCTCCTCCAACAAAATATGCCATTGCTCTCTTCCGGGGCTTCCAAGCCCTCGACGTCTTTGGCCCTATAGATGCCTTGAACTACATGTCGAAGAACCAGCCGCTCTCACTCTCCATACTCCACACTTCACTCGAGCCCGTCACGACGCTAGTTGATTCGACTCCTGGCCGAATCGGACAGAGTGTCGTTCCAACGCACACTTACGACACCGCGCCGGAGGATATTGAGGTCCTGTTGGTGCCCGGTGGGTTGGGAGCGAGAGACCCAGAGAACATTGCCAGAGTGAGACAGTTTATCAAGGAGAGGTATCCGAAGTTGCGATACCTTCTAACAGTTTGCACGGGAAGTGCTATCGCCGCACAGTCGGGCGTCCTCGATGGCAGGGAGGCCACGTCAAACAAGAGATCGTTCTCTTGG GTCGTGTCCCAAGGACCAAACGTCAAGTGGGTAAAGGAAGCAAGATGGGTCGTGGACGGTAACATCTGGACATCATCCGGCATTTCGGCTGGCATCGACCTGATCTTCGCTTTTATTGCCAAGCAGTACGGACAAGCTGTGGCGGATGATACGGCGATCGGCTTGGAATATGTACGCAACACGGACCCTACGGCTGATCCCTTTGCCAAGTATGCGGGATAG